Proteins from one Apis cerana isolate GH-2021 linkage group LG11, AcerK_1.0, whole genome shotgun sequence genomic window:
- the LOC107995964 gene encoding zinc finger FYVE domain-containing protein 16 isoform X5 → MEKFAIDLDKVLDDFEFNEDCAEQIASVSPATNNASSSSVKCNLEPSNLKTYNYLLIEPKKTNKEFDIILPLERHKDLQQINTKSKCISEKDSISENLTYNTEESTIKNTDVNQFYTQECTNDNNVIQKQSVPSYDSEQVSLAIYNDISQKTSIIQKQQNSSSSPKIDNGYDKKLNQFNLKPSVSNVFSSLNEYINAPPGSSDCINSVLDNSDTQSDSESKTIYHINEIPHLIQISTKDNDKSIALKETVDTTNSITEESISNQDVMIPITLELPITYESSIKEDVKNVHVTNSESLENEIELSKDIINKACTELSKNIEIENEESDRMNQENNSMLECTYIQNDYYENESTTKLVTNQDSEKKLSMENIDEHGNSLNLAHKSIGFSNIDDLSEEELTKYLAELEEEEKLRESYNKHENTITRTQNDSQHQQDENKQKVEISTDISIKSFKMIESESSEKLENISITDCKKEETSKELLNNILEKQNVQHNDQLNEDIHKDILNNPNNKEIKLLHTTNVIKDDKVKLENECVPHAKNIKDSQEHSIYSLNINQGSLSNDKTEIQLKEQKGNSAQYSQAGELKISNDFDNISEQKVTSEVNVLIDKTSTSLEVYTKPNISDINNESEKPIRPQTLDIVLTNNSNEHQALDSTSDTPSYQVQSDIDGTKEDQGSSPDIVENFVPESGPVLGKQPPFWVPDSDAPSCMLCDVKFTVLKRRHHCRACGKVLCNKCCNMKYKLEYQGNIDSRVCVSCYQLLTKAETERGMGEWSSGYSTCVNNNDINSPQLAGGLPPPPTVMVPVGVLKREDGTKNRPEISKSVMFSDELDMSWDMKPPYRKSGSKRIPTPGSSMPSTSVKKQNLPRLDPNTESYVPQDPNAFPPTVTIHKGQVSYHAVTNENLLYKTLKNECEPPVMFAINRNLYAYVKILTLNCCVNKTCWNVTSKGLDCVGQDEVILLIEVLPDETRVPKDLLLFINQLHLEAMKGNTVSELGFSIYQGGNFLDSREHAGFLFIRQTLQCLQKIILPPAPFLIGLLVHRWETPWAKVFPLRLILRLGAEYRYYPCPLFSVRFRDALYFEIGHTVMKVLADFRNFAYTLPGVRGLIIHLKNRMTDVMFPRNRYDQVIKGLNNSNDHVLAYASNFSIDADSHLVCIQTNTGDESSYQTQAISINNNPRTITGTSFIVINGALKSSMGLSAKSSIVEDGLMVEIMPEKMEALKAALKNMQDFSIGCGRQGAPEPDETVNIKWVDNDVQFNLGVKSPIDGQPMDGIPSIRVHNGIDYKGTSRFIRWTEVFIINSDDHPNGVYDPVDINKLSGNIAKATCTALVKLLDLLANAGLTKLGVRTTIHPDNVGYEAGSEGMKLPPIYMNSLDNELIQVLHKAAQSSQDTHTVLELIFYILDD, encoded by the exons ATGGAAAAATTTGCTATTGATTTGGATAAAGTTTTGGACGATTTCGAATTTAACGAAg ATTGTGCAGAACAAATTGCATCTGTTAGTCCTGCAACAAATAATGCATCATCTTCTTCAGTTAAATGTAATCTAGAaccttcaaatttaaaaacttataattatcttcttaTAGAACCTAAAAAAACCAATaaagaatttgatattatattacctTTAGAAAGACATAAAGATTTACaacaaattaatacaaaaagtaaatgtattagtgaaaaagattcaatttctGAAAATCTCACTTATAATACAGAAGaatcaacaataaaaaatacagatGTAAATCAGTTTTATACACAAGAATGcacaaatgataataatgtgaTACAAAAACAATCTGTTCCATCTTATGATTCTGAACAGGTTTCTTTGGCAATATACAATGATATATCGCAAAAAACAAGCATAATACAGAAGCAACAAAATAGCAGTAGCAGTCCAAAGATTGACAATGGATATGATAAGAAATTGAaccaatttaatttgaaacctAGTGTTAGTAATGTTTTCAGTAgcttaaatgaatatattaatgctCCTCCTGGAAGTTCAGATTGTATTAATTCTGTATTAGATAATTCAGATACACAATCTGATTCGGAATCTAAAACTATTTATCACATCAATGAGATACCTCATTTAATTCAGATTAGTACTAAAGATAATGATAAAAGCATAGCACTTAAAGAAACAGTTGACACAACTAATTCAATTACAGAAGAATCTATTTCAAATCAAGATGTTATGATACCTATAACTTTAGAGTTACCTATTACATATGAATCTAGTATTAAAGAAGATGTAAAAAATGTCCATGTAACAAATTCAGAATcattagaaaatgaaatagaactttctaaagatataataaataaagcttGCACcgaattaagtaaaaatatagaaattgaaaatgaggAATCTGATAGGAtgaatcaagaaaataattctatgcTTGAGTGTACCTACATCCAAAATGActattatgaaaatgaatctACAACCAAATTAGTGACTAATCAAgatagtgaaaaaaaattaagcatGGAAAATATTGATGAACATGGGAACAGTTTAAATCTAGCACATAAATCAATTGGATTTAGTAACATTGATGATTTATCAGAAGAAGAACTAACCAAATATTTAGCTGAAttagaagaagaggagaaactAAGAGAAAGCTATAATAAACATGAAAATACTATTACTAGAACTCAGAATGATTCTCAACATCAACAAGATGAGAATAAGCAAAAGGTTGAAATTTCTAcagatatttctataaaatcttttaaaatgatagaatCAGAATCCagtgaaaaattagaaaatatttcaataactgattgtaagaaagaagaaacaagtaaagaattattaaataatatattagaaaaacaaaatgtacaacataatgatcaattaaatgaagatatacacaaagatattttaaataatccaaataataaagaaataaaattgttacataCAACTAATGTAATTAAGGATGACAaggtaaaattagaaaatgaatgTGTGCCtcatgcaaaaaatattaaagatagtCAAGAACATTCTATATacagtttaaatattaatcaggGATCATTAAGTAATGATAAAAccgaaatacaattaaaagagCAGAAAGGAAATTCTGCACAATATAGCCAAGCAGGTGAATTAAAGATATcaaatgattttgataatatttctgaaCAAAAAGTGACATCTGAGGtaaatgtattaattgatAAGACATCTACATCTTTGGAAGTTTATACAAAACCAAATATAagtgatattaataatgaatcagAAAAACCAATACGTCCACAAACATTGGATAttgttttaacaaataatagtaATGAACACCAAGCACTTGATTCTACAAGTGATACTCCATCCTATCAAGTACAATCAGATATTGATGGTACAAAGGAAGATCAAGGATCTTCACCAGatattgtagaaaattttgtaCCAGAATCTGGTCCTGTTTTGGGAAAACAACCACCATTTTGGGTTCCTGATAGTGATGCACCTAGTTGTATGCTATGTGATGTTAAGTTTACTGTACTCAAAAGGCGACATCACTGTCGTGCATGTGGAAAAGTGTTGTGTAATAAATGttgtaatatgaaatataaattagaatatcaaGGAAATATTGATTCGCGTGTTTGCGTTTCATGTTATCAACTTCTTACTAAAG ctgAAACAGAACGAGGTATGGGAGAATGGTCTTCTGGTTATTCTACatgtgtaaataataatgatatcaaTTCACCCCAG TTAGCTGGCGGATTGCCTCCACCTCCTACAGTTATGGTACCAGTTGGAGTCCTTAAAAGGGAAGATGGTACAAAAAATCGGcctgaaatttcaaaatctgtTATGTTCAGTGATG AACTAGACATGTCGTGGGATATGAAACCACCATACCGGAAATCTGGAAGCAAAAGGATACCTACACCTGGTTCATCTATGCCAAGTACTTCTgtcaaaaaacaaaatctacCACGTTTGGATCCAAATACTGAAAGCTATGTGCCACAAGATCCTAATGCCTTTCCACCAACTGTAACAATACATAAAGGac AGGTGTCATACCATGCTGTAACGAACGAGAATCTTCTTTacaaaacattgaaaaatgaatgtgAACCACCTGTTATGTTTGCTATTAATAGGAATCTCTATGCTTATGTCAAAATATTGACTT taaattgTTGCGTTAATAAAACATGTTGGAATGTAACATCAAAAGGATTGGATTGTGTCGGACAAGACgaagttatattattgattgaagTATTGCCTGATGAAACCCGAGTTCCTAAAGATCTActtcttttcattaatcaattacaTCTTGAAGCTATGAaag GAAATACTGTATCCGAATTGggattttcaatatatcaagGAGGAAATTTTTTGGATTCTCGAGAACATGCaggatttctatttattcgacAAACATTGCAATGCTtacaaaaaatcatattaccTCCTGCTCCATTTCTAATTGGTCTTTTAGTTCACag ATGGGAAACACCATGGGCAAAAGTATTTCCATTACGTCTTATTTTACGACTTGGAGCAGAATATCGTTATTATCCTTGTCCATTATTCTCAGTTCGGTTTCGAGACGCATTATATTTCGAGATAGGACATACTGTTATGAAAGTTTTAGcagattttagaaattttgcaTACACGTTACCAGGTGTAAGAGGATTAATAATTcacttaaaaaatagaatgacgGATGTAATGTTTCCAAGAAATCGATATGATCAAGTGATTAAaggtttaaataattcaaatgatCATGTATTAGCATATGCTTCAAATTTTAGCATTGATGCCGATTCACATTTAGTCTGTATACAAACTAATACTGGTGATGAAAGTAGTTATCAAACACAAGCAATAAGTATCAACAATAATCCAAGGACAA tAACAGGCACCAgctttattgttattaatggaGCATTGAAATCATCAATGGGTCTCTCTGCAAAATCTAGTATAGTTGAAGATGGATTGATGGTAGAAATAATGCCAGAAAAAATGGAAGCTTTAAAGGcagctttaaaaaatatgcaagatTTTTCTATTGGATGTGGTCGACAAGGAGCACCTGAACCTGATGAAACAGTGAATATAAAATGGGTCGATAATGACGTGCAATTTAACTTAGG AGTTAAAAGTCCTATAGACGGACAACCGATGGATGGTATTCCTTCAATTAGAGTACATAATGGTATTGATTATAAGGGAACAAGTAGATTCATTCGGTGGACagaagtatttattattaat tccgATGATCATCCGAATGGTGTTTATGATCCAgtggatataaataaattatcaggAAACATAGCGAAAGCAACGTGTACAGCTTTAGTGAAACTATTGGATTTATTAGCCAATGCTGGTTTAACAAAACTTGGTGTAAGAACAACTATTCATCCCGATAac gTGGGTTATGAAGCTGGTAGTGAAGGTATGAAATTGCCTCCAATCTACATGAACAGTTTGGACAACGAATTAATTCAAGTCCTGCATAAAGCAGCACAAAGCAGTCAAGACACACATACTGtgcttgaattaattttttacattctcGACGATTGA